TGGAGTTGTCCTGCTGGGCCAGCGGGTCGTAATCGCCGCGCAGCAGCGCCGGCGGGACCCAGAAGAGCATGAAGCCCTGCCGCCAGTTGTCCCAGACCTGGTTGGAGTTCACGAAGTTGTAGTTGCCCACGATGATGCCGCCCGTGCCGACCGGGAAGCCGAAGGCGGGGCAGACCACACCGTGCTGGTGACCGACCTTCTCGGGCACCCGCTCCTGGCAGGCCGCGTCGTCACCGTGGACGTACTTCTCGTAGTAGTTGACGTTGTTGCTGTAGATCTTGTTGTTCTCGAACCACCCGTGGTCCTGGGGCATCCCCGGGTGCCCACCGAGGATGGACTCGACGATGAACCCCATGCCGTTGTGGTGGATCCGGTTCTTGTGGACGTAGACCGAGTTGCCCGCGGTGCCGGAGAAGCCCAGCGCGTTGTGGTGGATGTTGCACCGCGTGACCTCCACCGCGTAGCGGGTCAACGGGCCCGTGGCGGTGTTCTGGGAGTTCACGTCGGCCGCCGAGCCGGGGTAGACGCCCGAGTCGCCGTTGTGGTGGGCGTTGCAGTCGGAGATCCGACCGTGGTCGGAGGTGAAGGTGAGGATGCCGTAGAGCTGGTTGTGCGACCCCTCCCAGTGCTCCACGACGTACCCGTCGGTCTCGTGGACGTAGAAGGCGTTCTCGCGGAAGAGCATCCCGCGCATGTTGGCCAGGTAGAAACCGTCGGCGCGGTCGGCCTTGATGCCGTTGTGCTTGACCCAGTCGCCGTCCTCGCGGAATCCGCCCTTGAGAGTGACGTCACGGGGCTTCGCGCCGGTGCCCATCATCTGCAGGTCGCACAGCTGGTTGTCGCACCTGATGTCGGGGTCGTCCGGGTCGTCACCGGCGATCGTCACGAGGTTGACGACCTCCCCGCAGGACACGATGAGGTCGTACTCGACGATCCCGCCGTCGTAGTCATCGGCGCACGGCGGGTCCCAGCTCGGCTGCTCCCGGTACACGCCCGGCAGGACGTAGATGTTGGTGCGGCGCTTCTCCACCGCGTCCACGGCTGCCTGCATGTGCCGGTGCTCGCACTTCTTGAGCAGGCGCATGTTGAAGGCGCGCAGCTTCTTGCTCTTCAGCTTCTTGATGCGCTTCTTGGAGTCGGCCTTGCAGACCACGATGACGTCGGAGGCCTGCTTCAGCGATCGCTTCTTCGGGACCGTGCCGTCGCCGGCGGGGAAGACGGACTCGCGCTCCTCATGAGCGGAGGCAGGGGTGCTGAGGCCCGGGACGCCGAGCACGAGGGCGACCAGCAGGACCAGCAGGAGACGCAGGACGTGCCGGGGCACGTGCAGGGTGAGGTTC
This genomic window from Nocardioides marinus contains:
- a CDS encoding right-handed parallel beta-helix repeat-containing protein — translated: MRTVPRNLTLHVPRHVLRLLLVLLVALVLGVPGLSTPASAHEERESVFPAGDGTVPKKRSLKQASDVIVVCKADSKKRIKKLKSKKLRAFNMRLLKKCEHRHMQAAVDAVEKRRTNIYVLPGVYREQPSWDPPCADDYDGGIVEYDLIVSCGEVVNLVTIAGDDPDDPDIRCDNQLCDLQMMGTGAKPRDVTLKGGFREDGDWVKHNGIKADRADGFYLANMRGMLFRENAFYVHETDGYVVEHWEGSHNQLYGILTFTSDHGRISDCNAHHNGDSGVYPGSAADVNSQNTATGPLTRYAVEVTRCNIHHNALGFSGTAGNSVYVHKNRIHHNGMGFIVESILGGHPGMPQDHGWFENNKIYSNNVNYYEKYVHGDDAACQERVPEKVGHQHGVVCPAFGFPVGTGGIIVGNYNFVNSNQVWDNWRQGFMLFWVPPALLRGDYDPLAQQDNSNHNAFTKNELGYSPKGEVLPNGIDFYWDEAGQGNCWQDNLTAPGKEVTHNYAIDLPDCGHPSQWPIGNLIKTTQLIPCATYDRYSEPDPAGCDWLDTPAKPSSDAGAAGAAAAAPSLVDQPGAPAALVAVTLLGALGIRLAGARRRQRDAA